One window of the Deltaproteobacteria bacterium genome contains the following:
- a CDS encoding tetratricopeptide repeat protein, with amino-acid sequence MTNGNGDDDIRGLRERLGVSPKPPTETQSGQSPAARPEGAPASRPKTREVTSGTVGRSSAEAASDKADAETTAKPGQRGDATGRRGGDAAARGGGRADATGRTGGLRTGRSSSKGPPTIKGASPLGLPGGARPILAPSAARATGGGAGSLESGRAPIEDVAPTEDDVLSLSLTGAEEIELLEGEDLLEEVSIVSGDRLAPRPRVILRREQRVPTPAPRATEPALVEAARLELTRRFFLAEAVSLAEAQPEHAGLMWIEAAAAAERAGAEGPLVLSHLRAALELRPDSPWLVPLVRRAMLRLGEVDEAFELCEREAALGGEAQTRVAVLQEAAALLRYRRHDARSALALVERALELDPGSAPLLSSAAALHLELAHFEEAALRLEQFAEVLSSAEERALYLYQAGSVREARLSQRAQAEATYARAVEADPTNVPALLALVSLHERADAAAPTCLAVERLAAQVSDATLEGRLLLRAGALHVERTGDLEAAAKDLARATRTLPDDPAAVQRLTYVYEAKGRLGDQVAALRHLVGLVTDPQGRAALLTRIGWLLESRAHDVDGAIAAYGEALAAVPTYLPALQALGALHRFRGDWEALLAIHAPETEGTASAEARAVRCVELAEILTQRLARPEEALTYYRRALELHPTLHLAAWGLIRLLRELGRYDDLAELLEQRVELSTDPKSRHHLLLELAQLQAGPLQALDRAIETLERARGLEQTRTAALRLVPLYEKAGRAVDLVALLLAQADDTTDATEAQSRRLRAADLLEMVLEEPDRALRIYRDVLTQDPRNVAAIRAAGRIYYRLGRWQELIDLHRHELETDPDRRDAGAILCRIGRIYQEHLGQAPAAVEAYTRALAHDPGLMPALSAVEALVRSAGQWRELVEVLRRYAVASTDPLSAADALCRAAEVAELHLEDLTQATQLYREAAQRYPEMASPHQGLLRIYRRQERWDELAQHLVEQAARTRGTEERAHLQLELARVRELYLHEPPDLGLYSTVAQVLGSARLSADLTRVRRTLHADDLAAWLGALGRAANDDGLAVALLLEAAQLLEFGEGQPADALHAALAAHDRRPNDTATLWALERLLWRAGRHADLAAVLIDQATLELDPVVRTQRLVSAASAYVVAKQPEAAARVARECLRLDDQSVPALRLLAELAEEQSNWPELATVCDQLAKASASGENRTSCALRAADLWAERLGDTARALASLAQPLSEQPGHAEAFGRAERLLRLRQDYAELSRLYIRRIRATPEAGERAELLRLHARILRDDLDDPTRAINELIEYLALCPEDVGALSDLADLHCATQRWSDATVVLERLAKVATETHQRHTARLRQAEVWLRHLHDVKTARRVLEQAIEEQPQDLGAKRLMVELATVSGQWDEARALLEQVAADDDSSVQVWAMSQLAEVARSGLRDDDLRRQYETEALAQAAMQPAALAELLQAYRARDELSRIVELGESLLKNTTRPSVALPLRVVVARLLLEHTRQPARALEYLRETLHAEPHHEEAQLLYGQALAAQGESENAVAVFRKLLQRDPGRLEAYRGLVAAQNALGNAELAASAGSLLDFFGAAGPEEALHARSLEGAVLPPGALDVARIALPSELRAVREVLELLAPHLGPLYAPPAGRPLASTHPAVAAATRLATCLGVGPVAVSVGSGPGAAVTVGQQPVAVRLAPALVDAHSEPAYRFWVGRALASAATAGALLEQLRDPDLSTLLDAALNPRPDDEEVQQLRKQLHRHLPRKVRKQLEDTPRPGLTSGTWASYRAAERQRADLVGLLLCRSPKVAVEELARAAGLAAADVTQNPTLARLMLFAVSDDFARLYRGLWTTPAFA; translated from the coding sequence ATGACCAACGGCAACGGCGACGACGACATTCGCGGGCTCAGGGAGCGTCTCGGCGTATCTCCCAAGCCGCCGACCGAAACGCAGAGCGGCCAGTCTCCCGCGGCCCGGCCAGAGGGAGCCCCGGCGAGTCGACCCAAGACGCGCGAGGTGACGAGCGGGACCGTCGGGCGTTCGAGCGCCGAAGCTGCGTCGGACAAGGCGGACGCGGAGACCACCGCCAAGCCGGGCCAGCGAGGGGACGCGACCGGCCGGCGCGGCGGCGACGCGGCGGCGCGTGGCGGCGGGCGGGCAGACGCGACGGGTCGCACCGGCGGCCTGCGCACGGGACGCAGCAGCAGCAAGGGTCCCCCCACGATCAAGGGGGCGAGCCCGCTCGGCCTCCCGGGCGGAGCGCGACCGATCCTCGCCCCATCCGCCGCGAGAGCCACCGGAGGAGGCGCGGGCTCTCTCGAGTCGGGGCGTGCTCCGATCGAGGACGTGGCGCCCACCGAAGACGACGTGCTGAGCCTTTCGCTGACCGGCGCCGAGGAGATCGAGCTCCTCGAAGGGGAGGATCTGCTCGAGGAGGTGAGCATCGTCTCGGGCGACCGACTGGCGCCCCGACCGAGAGTGATACTGCGGCGCGAGCAGCGCGTCCCCACCCCCGCGCCGCGGGCCACGGAACCTGCGCTCGTCGAGGCGGCGCGCCTCGAGCTGACGCGGCGCTTCTTCCTGGCTGAAGCGGTCTCGCTGGCCGAGGCGCAACCGGAGCACGCCGGGCTCATGTGGATCGAGGCGGCGGCGGCGGCCGAGCGCGCCGGCGCGGAGGGACCGCTCGTGCTCTCGCACCTGCGCGCGGCGCTCGAGCTCCGGCCGGATAGCCCGTGGCTCGTACCGCTCGTGCGCCGGGCCATGCTCCGGCTGGGAGAGGTGGACGAGGCCTTCGAGCTCTGCGAACGCGAGGCCGCCCTCGGCGGAGAGGCCCAGACGCGCGTCGCGGTGCTCCAGGAAGCGGCGGCCCTCCTGCGGTACCGGCGCCACGACGCGCGCAGCGCCCTCGCGCTGGTGGAGCGGGCTCTCGAGCTGGACCCGGGATCCGCCCCCTTGCTCTCGAGCGCCGCGGCACTCCACCTGGAGCTCGCGCACTTCGAGGAAGCCGCGCTGCGGCTCGAGCAGTTTGCGGAGGTGCTCTCCTCCGCCGAGGAACGCGCGCTCTACCTCTACCAGGCGGGCAGCGTGCGCGAGGCGCGGCTGAGCCAGCGCGCCCAGGCCGAAGCTACCTACGCGCGAGCCGTCGAGGCCGACCCTACCAACGTACCGGCGCTCCTCGCGCTGGTTAGCCTCCACGAGCGTGCCGACGCCGCGGCCCCCACCTGCCTCGCCGTCGAACGCCTCGCCGCGCAGGTCTCCGACGCGACGCTCGAGGGGAGACTGCTGCTGCGCGCCGGAGCGCTGCACGTCGAGAGAACCGGCGACCTCGAGGCCGCCGCCAAGGATCTCGCCCGCGCCACGCGCACGCTCCCCGACGACCCGGCCGCGGTCCAGCGGCTGACCTACGTCTACGAGGCGAAGGGGCGGCTCGGCGACCAGGTGGCCGCGCTTCGGCACCTCGTCGGACTGGTCACCGACCCGCAGGGCCGGGCGGCCTTGCTCACGCGCATCGGATGGCTGCTGGAGAGCCGCGCGCACGACGTGGATGGCGCGATCGCGGCCTACGGCGAGGCCCTCGCCGCGGTGCCGACCTACCTCCCTGCCCTGCAGGCGCTCGGCGCGCTCCACCGCTTCCGCGGCGACTGGGAGGCGCTCCTCGCGATCCACGCCCCCGAGACCGAGGGCACGGCGTCGGCCGAGGCCCGCGCCGTTCGCTGCGTCGAGCTGGCGGAGATCCTGACCCAGCGCCTAGCACGACCGGAAGAGGCGCTCACCTACTACCGACGCGCGCTCGAGCTCCATCCGACGCTCCACCTCGCGGCGTGGGGCCTCATCCGGCTCCTCCGCGAGCTCGGCCGGTACGACGACCTCGCCGAGCTCCTCGAGCAGCGCGTCGAGCTCAGCACCGACCCCAAGTCGCGGCACCACCTGCTGCTCGAGCTGGCCCAACTCCAGGCCGGACCCTTGCAGGCCCTCGACCGGGCGATCGAAACGCTCGAACGCGCTCGCGGTCTCGAGCAGACGCGGACGGCCGCGCTGCGGCTCGTTCCTCTCTACGAGAAGGCGGGCCGGGCCGTCGACCTCGTGGCGCTTCTGCTCGCGCAGGCCGACGACACGACCGACGCGACCGAGGCCCAATCCCGACGCCTGCGCGCAGCGGACCTGCTCGAGATGGTTCTGGAGGAGCCCGACCGGGCCCTGCGCATCTACCGGGACGTCCTGACGCAGGACCCACGCAACGTGGCCGCCATCCGCGCCGCGGGGCGTATCTACTACCGGCTGGGCCGCTGGCAGGAGCTCATCGACCTCCATCGCCACGAGCTCGAGACGGACCCCGATCGGCGCGATGCGGGGGCGATCCTGTGCCGCATCGGGCGCATCTATCAGGAGCACCTCGGGCAGGCTCCCGCCGCGGTCGAGGCCTACACGCGCGCGCTCGCCCACGATCCGGGGCTCATGCCGGCGCTCTCTGCCGTCGAGGCGCTGGTGCGGTCGGCGGGGCAGTGGCGCGAGCTCGTGGAGGTGCTGCGCCGCTACGCCGTCGCCTCGACGGACCCGCTCTCCGCGGCGGACGCCCTCTGCCGCGCGGCCGAGGTGGCCGAGCTCCATCTGGAGGATCTGACGCAAGCGACGCAGCTCTATCGTGAGGCCGCCCAGCGCTATCCGGAGATGGCGAGCCCGCACCAAGGACTCCTCCGCATCTACCGCCGGCAGGAGCGGTGGGACGAGCTGGCGCAGCACCTCGTCGAGCAGGCCGCACGAACCCGCGGCACCGAGGAGAGGGCGCACCTCCAGCTGGAGCTGGCGCGCGTTCGGGAGCTCTACCTTCACGAGCCCCCCGACCTCGGCCTGTATTCGACCGTGGCGCAGGTCCTCGGCAGCGCGCGCCTCTCCGCCGATCTGACGCGCGTCCGGCGCACCCTGCACGCCGACGACCTCGCCGCGTGGCTGGGTGCTCTCGGGCGCGCGGCGAACGACGACGGCCTCGCGGTGGCGCTGCTCCTGGAGGCGGCGCAGCTGCTGGAGTTCGGCGAGGGGCAACCTGCCGACGCGCTCCACGCCGCGCTGGCGGCGCACGATCGCCGCCCGAACGACACGGCCACGCTGTGGGCGCTCGAGCGGCTGCTCTGGCGTGCGGGGCGCCACGCCGACCTCGCGGCCGTCCTCATCGACCAGGCCACCCTAGAGCTCGACCCGGTGGTTCGCACGCAGCGGCTGGTCTCGGCCGCCTCGGCGTACGTGGTGGCGAAGCAGCCGGAGGCCGCCGCGCGCGTCGCACGGGAGTGCCTGCGGCTTGACGACCAGTCGGTCCCCGCCCTCCGCCTCCTCGCGGAGCTCGCCGAGGAGCAGTCCAACTGGCCCGAGCTCGCCACGGTCTGCGACCAGCTCGCCAAGGCCAGCGCGAGCGGCGAGAACCGCACGAGCTGCGCCCTCCGGGCGGCCGACCTCTGGGCCGAGCGCCTGGGCGACACGGCCCGCGCCCTGGCCAGCCTGGCCCAGCCCCTCTCCGAGCAGCCGGGCCACGCGGAGGCCTTCGGCCGCGCCGAGCGGCTCCTCCGACTGCGACAGGACTACGCGGAGCTCTCGCGCCTCTACATTCGCCGTATTCGCGCCACGCCCGAGGCCGGCGAGAGAGCCGAGCTCTTACGACTGCACGCGCGCATCCTGCGCGACGACCTGGACGACCCCACGCGCGCGATCAACGAGCTCATCGAGTACCTGGCCCTCTGCCCGGAAGACGTGGGGGCGCTGTCGGACCTCGCGGACCTGCATTGCGCCACGCAGCGCTGGTCCGACGCGACGGTCGTGCTCGAGCGGCTGGCCAAGGTCGCGACCGAGACCCACCAGCGCCACACGGCGCGGCTGCGGCAAGCGGAGGTCTGGCTCCGACACCTCCACGACGTGAAGACGGCTCGGCGCGTGCTCGAACAGGCCATCGAGGAGCAGCCGCAGGACCTCGGCGCGAAGCGGCTCATGGTCGAGCTGGCCACCGTCTCGGGTCAGTGGGACGAGGCGCGCGCGCTCCTCGAACAGGTGGCCGCCGACGACGACTCCAGCGTGCAGGTCTGGGCCATGTCCCAGCTCGCCGAGGTGGCCCGCAGCGGTCTCCGCGACGACGACCTCCGTCGCCAGTACGAGACCGAGGCGCTGGCACAGGCGGCCATGCAGCCCGCGGCCCTCGCCGAGCTGCTCCAGGCCTACCGGGCCCGCGACGAGCTCTCCCGCATCGTGGAGCTCGGGGAGTCGCTGCTCAAGAACACCACGCGCCCCTCGGTCGCCCTGCCGTTGCGGGTCGTCGTGGCTCGCTTGCTTCTCGAACACACGCGCCAGCCGGCGCGGGCGCTCGAGTACCTCCGCGAGACGCTTCACGCGGAACCGCACCACGAGGAGGCTCAGCTCCTCTACGGTCAGGCTCTCGCCGCGCAAGGCGAGTCCGAAAACGCCGTGGCCGTCTTCCGCAAACTCTTGCAGCGCGACCCGGGACGCCTCGAGGCCTATCGGGGCCTCGTCGCCGCCCAGAACGCGCTCGGCAACGCGGAGCTCGCGGCGAGCGCCGGGTCCCTGCTCGACTTCTTCGGTGCCGCGGGCCCCGAGGAGGCGCTGCACGCCCGCTCCCTCGAAGGGGCGGTCCTCCCGCCGGGGGCGCTCGACGTGGCCCGCATCGCGCTACCCTCCGAGCTCCGCGCGGTGCGTGAGGTCCTCGAGCTGCTCGCGCCGCACCTGGGTCCCCTCTACGCGCCACCTGCGGGACGCCCCCTCGCGTCGACCCACCCGGCGGTCGCTGCTGCGACGCGGCTCGCGACCTGCCTTGGCGTCGGCCCGGTCGCCGTAAGCGTCGGGAGCGGCCCGGGCGCCGCGGTCACCGTGGGCCAGCAGCCGGTCGCCGTGCGCCTGGCCCCCGCGCTCGTCGACGCCCACAGCGAACCGGCCTACCGCTTCTGGGTCGGCCGCGCGCTGGCGAGCGCCGCGACCGCTGGCGCGCTCCTCGAGCAGCTGCGCGACCCCGACCTCTCCACGCTGCTCGACGCCGCGTTGAACCCGCGCCCCGACGACGAGGAGGTGCAGCAGCTCCGCAAGCAGCTCCACCGCCACCTGCCCCGGAAGGTGCGCAAGCAGCTCGAGGACACGCCTCGACCCGGTCTCACCTCCGGTACCTGGGCCAGCTACCGCGCCGCGGAGCGCCAACGCGCCGACCTGGTCGGCCTGCTCCTCTGCCGGAGCCCCAAGGTCGCCGTCGAGGAGCTCGCCCGCGCCGCCGGGCTCGCCGCGGCCGACGTGACGCAGAACCCCACCCTGGCGCGCCTCATGCTCTTCGCCGTCTCCGACGACTTCGCGCGCCTCTACCGCGGCCTGTGGACCACCCCCGCCTTCGCGTGA
- a CDS encoding J domain-containing protein, with amino-acid sequence MEFVDYYKVLGVKRNAPPEEISKAYKRLARTYHPDLNKAGDAESKFKQVNEAYEVLKDPEKRKRYDLLGSNWKHGAPFEPPPDFRNGGAQWDVRGAPGGFGGADFSDFFETLFGGRPRRGRRGPRLEDLFGGGGGEEVPEARPGQDIESTVTVELEDAFHGAKRSIELTGPTGRKRYEVKIPKGIRDGERIRLAGQGLGGGRETRGDLYLTIKIAPHERFRVEGDDLVVETPVDAWDAALGGKVAVSTLDGEVQMSLPAGQASGVRLRLRGKGLPKRDGTHGDLYAQIKIVVPRSLSDEQRRLFEKLRDQAAKQRA; translated from the coding sequence ATGGAGTTCGTCGACTACTACAAGGTCCTGGGGGTCAAGCGCAACGCGCCCCCCGAGGAGATCTCCAAGGCCTACAAGCGACTCGCGCGCACGTACCACCCCGATCTGAACAAGGCCGGCGACGCGGAGTCCAAGTTCAAGCAGGTCAACGAAGCCTACGAGGTGCTGAAGGACCCCGAGAAGCGCAAGCGCTACGACCTCCTCGGATCGAACTGGAAGCACGGTGCGCCCTTCGAGCCGCCGCCGGACTTCCGCAACGGCGGGGCGCAGTGGGACGTGCGCGGCGCGCCGGGGGGTTTCGGCGGAGCCGACTTCTCGGACTTCTTCGAAACACTCTTCGGCGGACGCCCACGGCGAGGGCGACGCGGGCCACGCCTCGAGGATCTCTTCGGAGGCGGAGGGGGCGAGGAGGTGCCAGAAGCCCGACCAGGCCAGGACATCGAGAGCACCGTCACCGTCGAGCTCGAGGACGCCTTCCACGGCGCCAAACGATCGATCGAGCTGACCGGACCCACCGGCCGCAAGCGCTACGAGGTGAAGATCCCGAAGGGCATCCGCGACGGGGAAAGGATCCGCCTCGCGGGGCAAGGGCTCGGCGGCGGACGGGAGACGCGTGGCGACCTCTACCTGACGATCAAGATCGCGCCGCACGAGCGCTTTCGCGTGGAGGGGGACGACCTGGTGGTGGAGACGCCGGTCGACGCCTGGGACGCGGCCCTCGGCGGCAAGGTGGCGGTCTCCACGCTCGACGGCGAGGTGCAAATGAGTCTCCCGGCCGGGCAGGCCTCGGGGGTGCGCCTGCGGCTCCGCGGCAAGGGCCTGCCGAAGCGCGACGGCACGCACGGCGACCTCTACGCGCAGATCAAGATCGTCGTCCCTCGCAGCCTCTCCGACGAGCAGCGGCGCCTCTTCGAGAAGCTGCGCGATCAGGCGGCGAAGCAGCGCGCGTAG
- the clpB gene encoding ATP-dependent chaperone ClpB, with protein MRLDRLTVKSKDALTSAEALARRLAHQEVTSLHVLGALLDQQDGLTAPLLEKTGIGLGPLKADLERMLQSRPKVTGAAEAYLGRDLKEVLDGAFGHADALKDDYVSTEHFLLSMADRPKTEAGRLLVEYGVTPDLLRAALVDVRGEHRVSDPDPEGKYQALERYCIDLTERARKGKLDPVIGRDEEIRRAMQVLARRTKNNPVLIGEPGVGKTAIVEGIAQRINAGDVPESLRDKRVLGLDLGALVAGAKYRGEFEDRLKAVLKEITSAEGQVVLFIDELHTLVGAGAAEGAQDAANMLKPALARGELRCIGATTLDEYRKHVEKDKALERRFQPVYVGEPSVEDTLSILRGLKEKYEVHHGIRIQDAALVAAARLSHRYIADRFLPDKAIDLVDEAASRLKMEIESTPAEIDDLQRQLTRVQIELQAMRIEKTKEAKERAKLLEAEVAEREEEVAAMRARWQEQRNLVQQIKELKAREDGMKTEVEQAQRRGDLQRAAELTYGRIPEVLKEQEKFKARLAASQQQGSYLREEVTDEDIALVVARWTGIPVAKMLEGESERLLHMEDRLRQRVVGQDAALSRVAKAIRIARAGLQDPNRPIGSFLFLGPTGVGKTELARALAEFLFDDEHNLVRLDMSEYMEKHTVSRLIGAPPGYIGYDEGGQLTEAVRRRPYSVVLLDEMEKAHADVFNVLLQVMDDGRLTDGHGRTVDFRNTILIMTSNVGSQHILELEDKAVMERRVHEALRATFRPEFLNRIDGTLVFSRLDQRGIRGIVDIQLRLMSRLLAQRELTLELTEAAKDYLAEVGFDPAFGARPLKRALRERVTEPLSERIISGEVRPGDRVVVDREGELLTFTAVTPAAA; from the coding sequence ATGAGACTGGACCGTCTGACGGTGAAGTCCAAGGACGCCTTGACGTCGGCCGAAGCGCTGGCGCGGCGGCTCGCGCACCAGGAAGTCACCAGCCTGCATGTGCTCGGCGCGCTGCTCGACCAGCAGGACGGCCTGACGGCCCCGCTGCTCGAGAAGACCGGGATCGGGCTCGGGCCCCTCAAGGCCGACCTCGAACGCATGCTGCAGAGTCGTCCGAAGGTCACGGGGGCCGCAGAGGCCTACCTGGGCCGCGACCTGAAGGAAGTGCTGGACGGCGCCTTCGGCCACGCCGACGCGCTCAAGGACGACTACGTCTCGACCGAGCACTTCCTGCTGAGCATGGCCGACCGGCCCAAGACCGAGGCGGGGCGGCTCCTCGTCGAGTACGGCGTCACGCCGGACCTCCTCCGCGCGGCGCTCGTGGACGTGCGCGGCGAGCACCGCGTGAGCGACCCCGACCCCGAGGGGAAGTACCAGGCGCTCGAACGCTACTGCATCGACCTCACCGAGCGGGCGCGCAAGGGGAAGCTCGATCCGGTGATCGGCCGCGACGAGGAGATTCGCCGCGCGATGCAGGTCCTGGCCCGGCGCACGAAGAACAACCCGGTACTGATCGGCGAGCCCGGAGTGGGCAAGACGGCCATCGTCGAGGGGATCGCCCAGCGCATCAACGCGGGGGACGTGCCGGAGAGCCTGCGCGACAAGCGCGTGCTGGGGCTCGACCTCGGCGCGCTCGTCGCGGGGGCCAAGTACCGCGGCGAGTTCGAGGATCGGCTGAAGGCCGTGCTCAAGGAGATCACCAGCGCCGAGGGGCAGGTCGTCCTCTTCATCGACGAGCTCCACACGCTGGTGGGCGCGGGGGCTGCCGAGGGGGCGCAGGACGCGGCGAACATGCTCAAGCCGGCGCTGGCCCGCGGGGAGCTGCGCTGCATCGGCGCCACGACGCTCGACGAGTACCGCAAGCACGTCGAGAAGGACAAGGCGCTCGAGCGCCGCTTCCAGCCGGTCTACGTGGGCGAGCCCTCGGTGGAGGACACGCTGTCGATCCTGCGCGGCCTCAAGGAGAAGTACGAGGTCCACCACGGCATTCGCATCCAGGACGCCGCTCTCGTGGCCGCGGCGCGGCTGTCGCACCGCTACATCGCGGACCGCTTTCTCCCCGACAAGGCCATCGACCTGGTGGACGAGGCGGCGAGCCGCCTCAAGATGGAGATCGAGAGCACCCCGGCCGAGATCGACGACCTGCAGCGACAGCTCACGCGGGTGCAGATCGAGCTGCAGGCCATGCGCATCGAGAAGACCAAGGAGGCGAAGGAGCGCGCCAAGCTCCTCGAGGCGGAGGTGGCCGAACGCGAGGAGGAGGTCGCCGCCATGCGGGCGCGCTGGCAAGAGCAGCGCAACCTCGTGCAGCAGATCAAGGAGCTCAAGGCCCGCGAGGACGGCATGAAGACCGAGGTGGAGCAGGCGCAGCGGCGCGGAGACCTGCAGCGCGCGGCGGAGCTCACCTACGGCCGCATCCCCGAGGTATTGAAGGAGCAGGAGAAGTTCAAGGCTCGCCTCGCGGCCAGTCAGCAGCAAGGCTCCTACCTGCGGGAGGAGGTCACCGACGAGGACATCGCGCTCGTGGTGGCGCGCTGGACCGGCATCCCCGTGGCGAAGATGCTCGAAGGGGAAAGCGAGCGATTGCTCCACATGGAGGACCGCCTGCGCCAGCGCGTCGTTGGCCAGGACGCGGCGCTCAGCCGGGTGGCCAAGGCGATCCGCATCGCCCGCGCCGGCCTGCAGGACCCGAATCGACCGATCGGGTCCTTCCTCTTTCTCGGACCGACGGGGGTGGGCAAGACCGAGCTCGCCCGCGCGCTGGCCGAGTTCCTCTTCGACGACGAGCACAACCTGGTGCGCCTCGACATGAGCGAGTACATGGAGAAGCACACGGTGAGTCGGCTCATCGGCGCTCCTCCGGGCTACATCGGCTACGACGAGGGGGGACAGCTCACCGAGGCGGTGCGGCGGCGGCCGTACAGCGTGGTTCTCCTCGACGAAATGGAGAAGGCGCACGCCGACGTGTTCAACGTGCTCCTGCAGGTCATGGACGACGGACGACTCACCGACGGCCACGGGCGGACGGTGGACTTCCGCAACACGATCCTGATCATGACCTCCAACGTGGGGAGTCAGCACATCCTGGAGCTCGAGGACAAGGCGGTGATGGAGCGGCGGGTCCACGAGGCGCTGCGCGCGACGTTCCGCCCGGAGTTCCTGAACCGCATCGACGGCACGCTCGTCTTCAGCCGCCTCGACCAGCGCGGCATCCGTGGCATCGTCGACATCCAGCTGCGGCTGATGTCCAGGCTCCTGGCGCAGCGCGAGCTGACGCTCGAGCTCACCGAGGCGGCGAAGGACTATCTCGCGGAGGTGGGGTTCGATCCAGCCTTCGGCGCGCGGCCGCTGAAGCGCGCCCTGCGGGAGCGCGTCACCGAGCCGCTCTCGGAGCGGATCATCTCGGGCGAGGTGCGCCCAGGGGATCGAGTGGTAGTCGACCGGGAGGGGGAGCTGCTAACCTTCACGGCCGTCACACCAGCGGCAGCCTGA
- a CDS encoding DUF4388 domain-containing protein, producing MAWYRDGIIWFAHRQELANEAPNLKIGALCFQTEQPDAIPALRGHLRFEVIVETRRLGPFDGEVVHKAGQLVGLQVAADVASALRRLADQLTGVAPGPQESGTFPIVSANDSTPGAAARDPGHAPADRTPTGAVERLSAPTGAVEVASGQALWSGTLDRVPPSGEFPALGAIPPLKGQLAGRLGLGALAGLVDSHPPQPPPERASLVHLMRYLAHSRARGKLTVRGEVFTKTVWFRNGVPMKVTVSPVKEDEQLGQILLKAKLVTPNKLADVMRWARTNRTQLGQAMVDSGVLDSARLNHALAHQTYRRLQDLFGWSGATFDFTAGVLPQGEHHPVSVPRLMVELAQEILRSARLEDLQVLLEPYNDRYPLLRADAAEELKLLVPDDKTRRIAHTIFDGLRPLRQAITVSVLGRPKTMRVVHLLIAGGALDLPLDPHTGGPPTAQSVQERLSAVEVQDAFQRLGVTYTADPDTLIPAYHRRMADHQPGSPAHQANPTASAKIQQLVDEAMLLLSTPSARQKYRQRIPGKEKLALFTQLVQEEHELAALMGQTERAARLKLVLEELAT from the coding sequence ATGGCCTGGTACCGGGACGGCATCATCTGGTTTGCCCACCGCCAAGAGCTGGCGAACGAGGCACCCAACCTGAAGATCGGTGCGCTCTGTTTCCAGACCGAGCAGCCCGACGCGATCCCGGCGCTTCGTGGCCACCTGCGCTTCGAGGTGATCGTCGAAACGAGGCGCCTCGGGCCCTTCGACGGCGAGGTGGTCCACAAGGCGGGACAGCTCGTGGGGCTTCAGGTGGCCGCCGACGTGGCGTCGGCGCTCCGCCGCCTGGCGGACCAACTCACGGGAGTGGCGCCGGGACCTCAGGAATCGGGCACCTTCCCCATCGTGAGCGCGAACGACTCCACCCCCGGAGCCGCCGCGCGCGACCCGGGACACGCCCCGGCCGATCGCACGCCCACGGGTGCCGTGGAGCGTCTGTCCGCCCCGACGGGCGCGGTCGAGGTGGCCTCGGGGCAAGCGCTCTGGAGCGGCACGCTCGATCGCGTTCCTCCGTCGGGGGAGTTCCCCGCGCTCGGCGCCATTCCGCCCCTCAAGGGTCAGCTCGCGGGACGCCTCGGCCTGGGTGCGCTCGCGGGTCTGGTGGACTCGCATCCGCCCCAGCCGCCGCCGGAACGCGCCTCGCTCGTGCACCTGATGCGCTACCTGGCCCACTCCCGCGCGCGCGGCAAGCTCACGGTGCGCGGAGAGGTCTTCACCAAGACGGTCTGGTTCCGCAACGGCGTGCCGATGAAGGTGACCGTCTCGCCGGTGAAGGAGGACGAGCAGCTCGGGCAAATCCTGCTCAAGGCCAAGCTGGTCACGCCGAACAAGCTCGCGGACGTGATGCGCTGGGCCCGCACGAACCGCACCCAGCTCGGGCAGGCCATGGTGGACTCGGGGGTCCTCGACAGCGCGCGGCTGAACCACGCCCTCGCGCACCAGACCTACCGGCGCCTGCAGGATCTCTTCGGCTGGAGCGGCGCGACCTTCGATTTCACCGCCGGGGTGCTGCCGCAGGGCGAGCACCATCCCGTCTCGGTGCCTCGCCTGATGGTCGAGCTGGCCCAGGAGATCCTGCGCAGCGCGCGGCTCGAGGACCTCCAGGTGCTCCTCGAGCCGTACAACGATCGCTACCCCCTGCTGCGCGCCGACGCGGCGGAGGAGCTCAAGCTCCTCGTGCCCGACGACAAGACGCGCCGCATCGCCCACACCATCTTCGATGGCCTGCGACCCCTGCGACAGGCCATCACGGTGAGCGTCCTCGGCCGCCCCAAGACGATGCGCGTCGTGCACCTGCTCATCGCCGGGGGAGCCCTCGACCTGCCGCTCGACCCGCACACGGGCGGGCCGCCCACCGCGCAGTCGGTCCAGGAGCGCCTGAGCGCCGTGGAGGTGCAGGACGCCTTTCAGCGCCTCGGCGTGACCTACACCGCCGACCCGGACACGCTGATCCCCGCCTACCATCGGCGTATGGCGGACCATCAACCGGGCTCGCCAGCCCACCAGGCCAACCCGACGGCCTCGGCCAAGATCCAGCAGCTCGTGGACGAGGCGATGCTCCTCCTCTCCACGCCATCCGCCCGCCAGAAGTACCGGCAGCGCATCCCGGGCAAGGAGAAGCTCGCGCTCTTCACCCAGCTCGTCCAGGAAGAGCACGAGCTCGCCGCGCTGATGGGACAGACCGAAAGGGCCGCCCGCCTGAAGCTGGTCCTCGAGGAGCTGGCGACCTGA